One region of Candidatus Woesearchaeota archaeon genomic DNA includes:
- a CDS encoding rubrerythrin family protein has translation MNLKGTKTEQNLLKAFAGESQARNRYTYFSSAARKEGFEQISAIFAETADNEKEHAKVFFKYLEGGSVEITAAYPAGAIKDTKQNLVAAADGERMEWGTIYPNFAKIAREEGFSEIASSFEEIIEVEKFHDARYRKLISNVAGKEVFRKSSSVKWHCRNCGYIFEGKEAPKECPACKHPRSFYEILAENY, from the coding sequence ATGAATCTTAAGGGAACAAAAACAGAGCAGAATCTTTTAAAGGCATTTGCCGGAGAATCACAGGCAAGAAACCGATACACTTATTTTTCTTCTGCTGCGAGAAAAGAGGGATTTGAGCAGATCTCAGCAATATTCGCAGAAACAGCTGACAATGAAAAAGAGCATGCAAAGGTTTTCTTCAAGTATCTTGAAGGCGGATCAGTTGAGATCACAGCAGCCTACCCTGCAGGAGCAATAAAGGATACAAAGCAGAATCTTGTGGCAGCTGCAGATGGCGAAAGGATGGAATGGGGAACTATTTATCCTAACTTTGCAAAGATCGCTAGGGAAGAGGGATTCTCGGAAATAGCAAGTTCTTTTGAGGAGATCATAGAAGTCGAGAAATTCCATGATGCAAGGTACAGGAAGCTGATCAGCAATGTTGCAGGCAAGGAAGTTTTCAGGAAAAGCTCATCTGTGAAGTGGCACTGCAGGAACTGCGGCTATATTTTTGAAGGTAAGGAAGCCCCAAAGGAATGTCCTGCATGCAAACATCCAAGATCGTTTTACGAGATCCTGGCTGAGAATTATTGA